From a region of the Acanthochromis polyacanthus isolate Apoly-LR-REF ecotype Palm Island chromosome 3, KAUST_Apoly_ChrSc, whole genome shotgun sequence genome:
- the eri2 gene encoding ERI1 exoribonuclease 2 isoform X1, with protein sequence MSTKKLAKELGFLRQRSQSSSGSKKCTVSNQIFSYLIVIDFESTCWREKNNYSQEIIEFPAVLLNTVTGQVESEFHTYVQPQEHPILSEFCTELTGITQTQVEAGIPLQICLSRFTRWLQNLQLEMEVVFSNKQQRCSASSPSQKLCTFLTWSDWDLGVCLQYECKRKQLHKPDVLNSWIDLRSTYRLFYARKPKGLNGALQDLGIQFSGREHSGLDDARNTAQLAARMMRDGCVMKITRSLERTSLIVKPMFGNSACPADNKRENGNNNKKENTLIASRPSSSKIPLKAAQKQPCSEIISRNLEVKENSSSIQQSVHICQSLISPKTLLNGVMTPLWGNSRTSVRAKAAANLSSSVMINCPSPHNNNASLVLCSTTMNCFSHLLQPNQESKTGATSGPVEEEEGAELSVQTEERCGSYDDVVLDGDECISETDRECDAEYISEFDSGCYDWEETDNSLSPGGQCTLNLREMSAGNNSRVQKIISGSSTTSNSTKTLGSHIKVSNGLNELMQHSTTSVSDSYFAVPKTVTWRKPNQCKTRLGTSLQLQETADGKTEKPSLFRPKPFVPEKTSTPNTSFARPKPVVPKHTKHKETHKSSFTIYTEPAKQTAAPPGGALYTPKNVLSCLSTNTLSSCASHSFFSVKGAHKITSPLCACGRRAKRQVVSNGGPNHGRGFYCCPVRRSGSGGRVKKGCEFFKWESALMKDGSVVAPAVGSSVSLCQMNSTLTHRPPHRSLLRKSY encoded by the exons ATGTCTACAAAGAAACTGGCAAA GGAATTAGGATTCTTGAGGCAGCGAAGTCAGTCCTCCTCTGGGTCAAAGAAATGTACAGTATCTA ATCAAATATTTTCATATCTCATTGTGATTGACTTTGAGTCCACTTGCTGGAGAGAAAAGAACAACTACAGCCAGGAAATTA TTGAATTTCCTGCTGTTCTGTTGAACACAGTCACAGGACAGGTCGAGTCTGAGTTTCACACTTATGTTCAACCCCAAGAACATCCCATACTGTCTGAGTTCTGCACTGAGCTGACCGGGATCACACAG ACACAGGTTGAGGCAGGGATCCCTCTTCAGATCTGTCTTTCTCGGTTCACCCGCTGGCTGCAAAACCTTCAGCTCGAGATGGAAGTGGTCTtttccaacaaacagcaaagatGTTCTGCATCTTCGCCTTCTCAAAAACTGTGTACTTTCCTCACATGGTCAG ACTGGGATCTTGGAGTTTGTTTGCAGTACGAATGTAAACGTAAACAGCTTCATAAACCTGATGTTCTCAACAGCTGGATAGACCTGAGGAGCACATACAGG CTGTTTTACGCCAGGAAACCCAAAGGCCTGAATGGGGCACTTCAAGATCTAGGGATACAGTTTTCTGGGAGAGAACATTCTG gTTTGGATGACGCCCGAAATACAGCTCAGCTGGCAGCAAGAATGATGAGAGATGGCTGTGTAATGAAGATCACCAGGAGCTTGGAGAGG ACCTCTTTGATAGTCAAACCCATGTTTGGAAACTCTGCCTGTCCTGCAGACAACAAGAGAGAAAACgggaacaacaataaaaaggaaaatactCTCATTGCAAGCAGACCCTCATCATCCAAAATTCCTCTAAAGGCTGCTCAAAAACAGCCTTGTTCAGAGATCATCAGTCGGAATTTAGAAGTAAAGGAAAACTCAAGTTCAATTCAACAATCTGTTCATATCTGTCAAAGCCTGATCTCGCCGAAGACACTACTCAATGGTGTGATGACACCTTTATGGGGAAACAGCAGGACGTCAGTCAGAGCAAAGGCTGCTGCCAATCTTTCCTCCTCAGTTATGATCAACTGTCCTTCACCTCACAATAACAACGCCAGCCTCGTTCTGTGTTCTACTACAATGAACTGCTTTTCACACCTACTTCAGCCAAACCAGGAATCAAAAACGGGAGCAACATCAGGACccgtggaggaggaggaaggtgcAGAACTTTCAGTGCAAACAGAGGAGAGATGTGGTTCTTATGATGATGTGGTGCTGGATGGTGATGAATGTATTAGTGAAACGGACAGAGAATGTGATGCTGAGTACATATCAGAGTTTGACAGTGGATGTTATGACTGGGAAGAGACAGATAATTCACTTTCACCTGGAGGTCAGTGCACATTAAATTTAAGAGAAATGAGTGCTGGAAACAACTCCAGAGTGCAAAAGATAATTAGCGGTTCATCAACAACCTCTAACTCTACAAAGACATTAGGATCCCATATTAAAGTCTCTAATGGCTTAAATGAACTGATGCAGCATTCAACAACCTCTGTGTCAGATAGTTATTTTGCTGTGCCTAAAACTGTgacctggagaaaaccaaaTCAGTGCAAAACACGACTTGGAACTTCTCTACAACTTCAGGAAACAGCCGATGGGAAAACAGAGAAGCCTTCTCTATTCAGACCGAAGCCTTTTGTTCCAGAAAAGACCTCCACTCCCAATACCTCCTTTGCCAGGCCCAAACCTGTCGTccccaaacacacaaaacacaaagagacccaCAAGTCATCCTTTACCATCTACACTGAACCAGCAAAACAGACTGCAGCGCCCCCTGGCGGCGCTCTGTACACCCCCAAAAATGTCCTCTCCTGTTTGTCAACCAACACACTCTCCTCCTGTGCCAGTCACTCCTTCTTTTCAGTGAAAGGGGCACACAAGATCACTTCCCCTCTGTGTGCATGTGGTCGTCGTGCAAAGCGACAGGTTGTGTCAAACGGAGGTCCAAATCACGGCCGAGGGTTTTACTGCTGTCCAGTACGACGCTCAGGCAGTGGAGGCCGGGTGAAGAAAGGCTGTGAGTTTTTTAAATGGGAGTCAGCTCTGATGAAGGATGGCTCAGTGGTCGCTCCTGCTGTCGGTTCTTCTGTTTCACTCTGTCAGATGAACTCCACTCTCACACATCGTCCACCGCACAGGTCACTGCTAAGAAAAAGCTATTAG
- the eri2 gene encoding ERI1 exoribonuclease 2 isoform X2 — MEVVFSNKQQRCSASSPSQKLCTFLTWSDWDLGVCLQYECKRKQLHKPDVLNSWIDLRSTYRLFYARKPKGLNGALQDLGIQFSGREHSGLDDARNTAQLAARMMRDGCVMKITRSLERTSLIVKPMFGNSACPADNKRENGNNNKKENTLIASRPSSSKIPLKAAQKQPCSEIISRNLEVKENSSSIQQSVHICQSLISPKTLLNGVMTPLWGNSRTSVRAKAAANLSSSVMINCPSPHNNNASLVLCSTTMNCFSHLLQPNQESKTGATSGPVEEEEGAELSVQTEERCGSYDDVVLDGDECISETDRECDAEYISEFDSGCYDWEETDNSLSPGGQCTLNLREMSAGNNSRVQKIISGSSTTSNSTKTLGSHIKVSNGLNELMQHSTTSVSDSYFAVPKTVTWRKPNQCKTRLGTSLQLQETADGKTEKPSLFRPKPFVPEKTSTPNTSFARPKPVVPKHTKHKETHKSSFTIYTEPAKQTAAPPGGALYTPKNVLSCLSTNTLSSCASHSFFSVKGAHKITSPLCACGRRAKRQVVSNGGPNHGRGFYCCPVRRSGSGGRVKKGCEFFKWESALMKDGSVVAPAVGSSVSLCQMNSTLTHRPPHRSLLRKSY, encoded by the exons ATGGAAGTGGTCTtttccaacaaacagcaaagatGTTCTGCATCTTCGCCTTCTCAAAAACTGTGTACTTTCCTCACATGGTCAG ACTGGGATCTTGGAGTTTGTTTGCAGTACGAATGTAAACGTAAACAGCTTCATAAACCTGATGTTCTCAACAGCTGGATAGACCTGAGGAGCACATACAGG CTGTTTTACGCCAGGAAACCCAAAGGCCTGAATGGGGCACTTCAAGATCTAGGGATACAGTTTTCTGGGAGAGAACATTCTG gTTTGGATGACGCCCGAAATACAGCTCAGCTGGCAGCAAGAATGATGAGAGATGGCTGTGTAATGAAGATCACCAGGAGCTTGGAGAGG ACCTCTTTGATAGTCAAACCCATGTTTGGAAACTCTGCCTGTCCTGCAGACAACAAGAGAGAAAACgggaacaacaataaaaaggaaaatactCTCATTGCAAGCAGACCCTCATCATCCAAAATTCCTCTAAAGGCTGCTCAAAAACAGCCTTGTTCAGAGATCATCAGTCGGAATTTAGAAGTAAAGGAAAACTCAAGTTCAATTCAACAATCTGTTCATATCTGTCAAAGCCTGATCTCGCCGAAGACACTACTCAATGGTGTGATGACACCTTTATGGGGAAACAGCAGGACGTCAGTCAGAGCAAAGGCTGCTGCCAATCTTTCCTCCTCAGTTATGATCAACTGTCCTTCACCTCACAATAACAACGCCAGCCTCGTTCTGTGTTCTACTACAATGAACTGCTTTTCACACCTACTTCAGCCAAACCAGGAATCAAAAACGGGAGCAACATCAGGACccgtggaggaggaggaaggtgcAGAACTTTCAGTGCAAACAGAGGAGAGATGTGGTTCTTATGATGATGTGGTGCTGGATGGTGATGAATGTATTAGTGAAACGGACAGAGAATGTGATGCTGAGTACATATCAGAGTTTGACAGTGGATGTTATGACTGGGAAGAGACAGATAATTCACTTTCACCTGGAGGTCAGTGCACATTAAATTTAAGAGAAATGAGTGCTGGAAACAACTCCAGAGTGCAAAAGATAATTAGCGGTTCATCAACAACCTCTAACTCTACAAAGACATTAGGATCCCATATTAAAGTCTCTAATGGCTTAAATGAACTGATGCAGCATTCAACAACCTCTGTGTCAGATAGTTATTTTGCTGTGCCTAAAACTGTgacctggagaaaaccaaaTCAGTGCAAAACACGACTTGGAACTTCTCTACAACTTCAGGAAACAGCCGATGGGAAAACAGAGAAGCCTTCTCTATTCAGACCGAAGCCTTTTGTTCCAGAAAAGACCTCCACTCCCAATACCTCCTTTGCCAGGCCCAAACCTGTCGTccccaaacacacaaaacacaaagagacccaCAAGTCATCCTTTACCATCTACACTGAACCAGCAAAACAGACTGCAGCGCCCCCTGGCGGCGCTCTGTACACCCCCAAAAATGTCCTCTCCTGTTTGTCAACCAACACACTCTCCTCCTGTGCCAGTCACTCCTTCTTTTCAGTGAAAGGGGCACACAAGATCACTTCCCCTCTGTGTGCATGTGGTCGTCGTGCAAAGCGACAGGTTGTGTCAAACGGAGGTCCAAATCACGGCCGAGGGTTTTACTGCTGTCCAGTACGACGCTCAGGCAGTGGAGGCCGGGTGAAGAAAGGCTGTGAGTTTTTTAAATGGGAGTCAGCTCTGATGAAGGATGGCTCAGTGGTCGCTCCTGCTGTCGGTTCTTCTGTTTCACTCTGTCAGATGAACTCCACTCTCACACATCGTCCACCGCACAGGTCACTGCTAAGAAAAAGCTATTAG
- the thumpd1 gene encoding THUMP domain-containing protein 1 → MSAAQNESRKRSKKRYGSGHHGKRWKGSRELEVGMEGILITCNMNERKCTAEAFNLLNEYAEQLYGPEKLQENAGSSSDEEEAEEEDVDVALKKEVAQLQASGTKQERRFQALDSGANNVIFIRTQNLESDKLVHHILSDLHTTKKKKSRVILRMLPVTGTCKAFQEDMVKYLTTFLEPWFKTPNCATYQIAFKARNSSHNKRDEIIKSIAGLVGKLNPKNKVDLTNPELTIIVEVIKAVCCISVVKDYTLYRKYNVQEVVKDDVPKPDVTAAKIDSNTTEKKEKDDAGETDKEKNKGEDNGDKNESEDKKEADNGEGVAE, encoded by the exons ATGTCGGCCGCGCAGAACGAGTCTAGGAAGCGGAGCAAGAAGCGCTATGGGTCCGGTCACCACGGCAAGAGGTGGAAGGGCTCCAGGGAGTTGGAGGTGGGCATGGAGGGGATCCTCATCACATGCAACATGAACGAGAGAAAGTGCACCGCCGAGGCCTTCAATCTGCTCAATGAGTACGCAGAGCAGCTGTATGGGCCCGAGAAG CTGCAGGAAAATGCTGGCAGCAGcagtgatgaagaggaggctgaggaggaAGATGTTGATGTTGCACTGAAGAAAGAAGTGGCACAGCTGCAGGCATCTGGAACCAAACAGGAGCGACGCTTCCAGGCTCTCGATAGCGGAGCAAACAACGTCATCTTCATCCGAACTCAAAACCTGG AATCTGACAAACTGGTTCATCACATCCTGTCTGATCTTCACACAaccaagaagaagaagtcaCGCGTGATCCTCCGAATGCTGCCA GTGACTGGAACGTGCAAGGCCTTCCAGGAAGACATGGTGAAATACCTGACCACGTTCCTGGAGCCTTGGTTCAAAACCCCGAACTGTGCTACCTACCAGATCGCTTTCAAGGCTCGCAACAGCAGCCACAACAAGAGGGATGAAATCATCAAATCTATTGCAG GTCTCGTGGGGAAGTTAAACCCTAAAAACAAAGTGGATTTGACTAATCCTGAACTGACGATCATTGTGGAGGTCATCAAGGCCGTGTGCTGCATCAGTGTGGTAAAAGACTATACACTGTATAGGAAGTACAACGTACAGGAAGTAGTGAAAGACGACGTACCCAAGCCTGATGTGACCGCAGCAAAAATAGATTCAAACACAACcgagaagaaggagaaagacgATGCAGGGGAGACggacaaagaaaagaataaaggTGAAGACAACGGGGACAAAAATGAGTCAGAGGACAAGAAGGAGGCTGATAACGGTGAAGGTGTGGCGGAATAA